In Candida dubliniensis CD36 chromosome 6, complete sequence, the following are encoded in one genomic region:
- a CDS encoding vacuolar ATP synthase subunit A, golgi isoform, putative (Similar to S. cerevisiae STV1;~In S. cerevisiae: subunit a of vacuolar-ATPase V0 domain, one of two isoforms (Vph1p and Stv1p); Vph1p is located in V-ATPase complexes of the vacuole while Stv1p is located in V-ATPase complexes of the Golgi and endosomes), which yields MAPIRLSETNGLSLNSESNEAIFRSAPMTLVQFYVTIELARDMVGVLGKLGNVQFRDLNSKLTPFQRTFITELRSIDGLVSQLEFLHSIMIKQNTIKSDIYVNLHADMKPLPTTSEIDDIKTRLNEFYERIKHLDQSYNNLDRKRLKFIENRCVLNSLNDFHRSNLVGGYDDQHTEEEGDVDDNAALLNEQRNHSLEIGYEVHNLDDISFNSLAGTIARDKVPILRNILWRVLRGNLYFHDIPLDEEFPTTESSMELVYKNVFIIFIHGEFLRTRVRKIIQSLDGILFDNATGGSEARNETLTEINGKIEDLSNVVQTTKDQLVTELMIFQELYPDYCYIVQREKLIYETLNKFDEDSTRRCLVGEGWIPTSDFDKIRLALRNLIRQKTRRDGSGNSDRDSNESVNISESIATEASLFAIDDSDHELTGFEIEEEEEVGSLIAVVNELATNRTPPTFHKTNKFTAAFQSIIDAYGIATYQEVNPGLATIITFPFMFSIMFGDLGHGFIVFLMALYLIKNEVRFGAMRDRDEIFDMAFSGRYIILLMGVFSMYTGLIYNDVFSKSMAIFSSGWKYVIPENYDSKKGATLVAERITGKVYPFGLDWAWHGTENNLLFTNSYKMKLSVLMGYTHMNYSLMFSLVNYLFFKSRVDIIGNFIPGFLFMQSIFGYLALTIVYKWSVDWFGSNRQPPGLLNMLINMFLSPGTIEEPLYAGQKYIQVFLVLVAAVCVPWLLIYKPLVLKKQNDRAIQLGYSDLRSQRQHSLQLHEEERALAMHDQELNHDAPDDSFELLGGSDEEEQEFRFPNDVEPMFPSAGGGGHGGGDDEEGFNFGDIVIHQVIHTIEFCLNCVSHTASYLRLWALSLAHAQLSTVLWSMTIQNAFGKTGTVGVIMTVVLFAMWFSLTVCILVFMEGTSAMLHSLRLHWVEAMSKFFQGEGYAYEPFTFKSIDI from the coding sequence ATGGCTCCTATAAGACTTTCTGAAACTAACGGATTATCTTTGAACAGCGAATCGAATGAGGCCATATTCCGATCGGCGCCAATGACACTAGTTCAATTTTATGTCACAATTGAATTGGCAAGAGATATGGTTGGAGTATTAGGGAAATTGGGTAATGTCCAATTCAGGGATCTAAATTCAAAGTTGACTCCTTTCCAAAGAACATTTATTACTGAATTAAGATCAATTGATGGGTTAGTTTCTCAATTGGAGTTTCTTCATTCGATTATGATCAAACAGAATACCATAAAGAGTGATATTTATGTCAATTTACATGCAGATATGAAGCCCTTGCCCACTACATCCGAGATTGACGATATCAAAACTCGATTGAATGAATTTTATGAAAGAATTAAACACCTAGATCAATCATACAACAACCTAGATCGTAAGAGGctaaaatttattgaaaatagatGTGTGTTGAATAGTTTGAATGATTTCCATAGATCGAACTTGGTAGGAGGTTACGATGACCAACAtacagaagaagaaggagatgttgatgataatgcAGCACTTTTAAATGAACAAAGGAATCATAGTTTAGAGATTGGATATGAGGTTCATAATTTGGATGATATTTCGTTCAATTCTTTAGCAGGAACAATTGCTCGAGACAAAGTGCCAATTTTAAGAAACATATTATGGAGAGTTTTACGTGGAAATTTGTATTTCCATGATATACCtcttgatgaagaattcCCTACTACAGAGTCATCAATGGAATTAGTTTATAAAAATGTTttcattatctttattCACGGTGAGTTTTTGCGAACTCGAGTGCGTAAGATTATCCAATCTTTAGATggaatattatttgataatgcCACTGGGGGATCAGAGGCTCGAAATGAGACATTGACAGAAATAAATGGTAAGATTGAAGATTTAAGCAATGTTGTACAGACCACCAAAGATCAATTGGTGACggaattgatgatatttcAGGAGCTCTACCCAgattattgttatattGTACAACGTGAAAAGCTTATTTATGAGACgttgaataaatttgatgaagatagTACTAGAAGATGTTTAGTTGGAGAAGGGTGGATACCCACTAgtgattttgataaaatacGATTAGCATTGAGAAATTTGATCAGGCAAAAGACGAGACGAGATGGGAGTGGTAACAGTGACAGAGATTCAAACGAGAGTGTCAACATCTCTGAATCTATAGCAACGGAAGCATCGTTATTTGCTATTGATGATAGTGATCACGAATTGACTGGGTTcgaaattgaagaagaagaagaagtaggGTCTTTAATTGCGGTGGTTAATGAACTTGCTACGAATCGAACTCCTCCAACATTTCACAAGACAAATAAGTTTACCGCAGCATTTCAACTGATCATTGATGCCTATGGGATTGCCACTTATCAGGAAGTGAATCCTGGTCTTGCCACAATTATTACTTTTCCATTTATGTTTTCCATAATGTTTGGTGATCTTGGGCATGGGTTCATTGTATTTTTAATGGCATTATATTTGATCAAAAATGAAGTGCGGTTTGGAGCTATGCGGGATCGAgatgaaatatttgatatGGCTTTTAGTGGAAGATATATCATATTATTGATGGGGGTGTTTTCCATGTATACTGGGTTGATTTATAATGATgttttttccaaatcaatGGCGATTTTTTCCTCCGGCTGGAAATATGTAATTCCCGAGAATTATGATTCCAAGAAGGGTGCCACATTGGTTGCCGAGAGAATTACTGGTAAGGTTTATCCATTTGGATTGGACTGGGCTTGGCATGGTACTGAAAATAATCTTTTATTCACCAATTCGtacaaaatgaaattatcaGTCTTGATGGGGTACACCCATATGAATTATTCGTTGATGTTTAGTTTGGTCAATTACTTATTCTTCAAAAGTCGAGTAGACATTATTGGTAACTTCATTCCTGGGTTTTTGTTTATGCAAAGTATATTTGGATATTTGGCATTGACAATTGTTTATAAATGGTCAGTTGATTGGTTTGGAAGTAATAGACAGCCACCTGGTTTGTTGAACATGTTAATCAATATGTTTTTGTCGCCTGGCACTATTGAAGAGCCGTTGTATGCTGGACAAAAGTATATTCAAGTGTTTTTGGTATTAGTGGCAGCAGTTTGTGTGCCttggttgttgatttaCAAGCCGTTGGTGTTGAAGAAACAGAACGATCGAGCTATACAATTAGGGTATAGCGATTTACGTTCCCAACGTCAGCATTCTTTGCAACTACACGAAGAAGAACGAGCTCTTGCGATGCACgatcaagaattgaatcatGACGCTCCAGATGATTCGTTTGAATTGTTAGGTGGCAGTGACGAGGAAGAACAAGAGTTTAGATTCCCTAACGATGTTGAGCCAATGTTCCCCTctgctggtggtggtggtcaTGGTGGcggtgatgatgaagaggGGTTTAATTTCGGGGATATTGTTATTCACCAAGTGATTCATACAATTGAGTTTTGTTTGAACTGTGTTAGTCATACTGCCTCGTATTTAAGATTATGGGCTCTTTCTTTGGCTCACGCACAATTATCGACCGTATTGTGGTCAATGACTATACAGAATGCGTTTGGCAAGACCGGAACTGTAGGTGTAATCATGACAGTGGTGTTATTTGCTATGTGGTTCCTGTTGACGGTGTGTATATTGGTCTTTATGGAAGGTACATCAGCCATGCTTCATTCATTAAGATTGCATTGGGTTGAAGCAATGTCAAAGTTTTTCCAAGGTGAAGGCTATGCCTACGAACCATTTACATTTAAATCTATAGATATATAA
- a CDS encoding ERAD-associated E3 ubiquitin-protein ligase component, putative (Similar to S. cerevisiae HRD3;~In S. cerevisiae: resident protein of the ER membrane that plays a central role in ER-associated protein degradation (ERAD), forms HRD complex with Hrd1p and ERAD determinants that engages in lumen to cytosol communication and coordination of ERAD events) has product MIVHYIILSVWSLLVLASTSNDAQYNQAIVELEKLAGNFTRPKLYNIDNIEGNLYIPQFDQLTNDYKSTQKKPQPPPELTKSIIPLLKKSASESRNVNALVTLGDLYLFGNYSLTPDYYMAKKYYQEAISLAPNGHAYFMLGYIYSTGLFGTFPIDQKRGVLYYQFAAENGDRNAQMVMAYKNFKGLGVPTDCELALEYYTDLAEQGKDWMSKNDANGQVDYNIRISDFNGGLYGEKMSESTSTIEIRSKYFKDLRNTFEEYKLTANEHEYATLFYDALESYKGDYFVPKNLTKAFTTFQECVALGEEIYGASDYKNIDGIDKIFLSSCQSKLGRMYLQGMGVSQDTRKAKQMLDRSLKVQATPEALGLLGFIEEQGLLGEPNVSKAIDYYVAAVKKKSPEANRNLAKLLMRLNGGDPHTSEHHKEIYTYMKDAVYYRDTEALYYMGSFLQSGLSKIADSKNDISCPNIVMYYRVFLERLSSFYAPHLKFAFEELIAGNYQNALIGYSIAAEHGFEEAQISTAYLLYQLQPLYSKQPPKTFPPERVEMAVLYLERASKQSNVDATILLGDLYSGQAGASHITPDFDRAFNYYRTAAERESSHGAYKLAEMYEYGIGPANNSVDYFMAKRYYDFSLKYNEILNHAKSESSSQFISSKTHIDWALLRLRLKYLFNRSAFKQSGNSDGGWLSAFKKVGNRVSNEVPQDSNSISRANAHHEGDTYNDDLIEQYDIGDYLVIAMTFIFFFVFFVQNILRQFRRMRNGQRRDEADNNNNNNGDDNDDNQGQNGWNGNQFHFRRGNFEFHFFAI; this is encoded by the coding sequence ATGATTGTACATTACATTATATTACTGGTGTGGTCGCTACTAGTATTAGCCAGTACCAGCAACGACGCACAATACAATCAAGCTATCgttgaattagaaaaacTTGCAGGAAATTTCACAAGACCTAAGTTGTACAATATTGACAATATAGAGGGAAACTTGTACATACCacaatttgatcaattgacAAATGACTATAAATCAACACAAAAGAAGCCACAACCACCGCCAGAATTGACTAAAAGCATTATCCCCCTTTTGAAGAAATCTGCATCAGAATCCCGTAATGTCAATGCATTAGTAACTTTGGGAGACCTCTATTTGTTTGGAAATTACTCATTGACTCCAGACTATTACATGGCAAAAAAGTATTATCAAGAGGCAATAAGTTTGGCTCCGAATGGTCATGCTTATTTCATGTTAGGTTACATATATTCTACGGGATTATTTGGAACATTCCCCATAGACCAGAAACGAGGTGTTTTATACTATCAGTTTGCAGCGGAAAATGGAGACAGAAATGCCCAAATGGTCATGGCGTACAAGAATTTCAAAGGACTAGGAGTGCCGACAGATTGTGAGTTGGCATTGGAATATTATACTGATTTAGCAGAACAAGGGAAAGATTGGATGTCAAAGAATGATGCTAATGGCCAAGTGGACTATAATATTAGAATATCTGATTTTAATGGTGGGTTATATGGAGAGAAAATGAGTGAATCCACTTCTACCATTGAAATTAGGTCgaaatatttcaaagaCCTCCGAAACACTTTTGAGGAATACAAGTTGACTGCCAATGAACATGAATATGCGACTTTGTTTTATGATGCATTGGAAAGTTATAAAGGCGATTATTTTGTACCCAAAAACTTAACCAAGGCTTTCACCACCTTTCAAGAATGTGTTGCTTTGGGAGAAGAAATCTATGGTGCCTCCgattataaaaatattgatgGAATAGACAAAATCTTTTTAAGTTCGTGTCAATCGAAATTAGGAAGAATGTATTTGCAAGGTATGGGTGTATCTCAAGATACCAGGAAAGCTAAACAAATGTTAGATCGTTCATTGAAAGTACAAGCTACCCCTGAAGCATTGGGCCTTTTGGGTTTCATTGAAGAACAAGGATTATTGGGCGAGCCTAATGTCTCAAAagcaattgattattatgtAGCTGCtgtaaagaaaaaatccCCTGAAGCTAATAGAAACTTGGCCAAGTTGTTGATGAGATTAAATGGCGGCGACCCTCATACCAGTGAGCATCACAAGGAAATTTACACCTACATGAAAGATGCAGTGTATTACCGAGATACGGAGGCTCTTTACTATATGGGAAGTTTTCTACAATCTGGTTTATCGAAAATTGCCGACTCGAAAAATGACATTTCCTGTCCTAACATAGTAATGTACTACCGTGTTTTCCTAGAAAGGTTATCTTCCTTTTATGCCCCacatttgaaatttgcTTTCGAAGAGTTGATTGCTGGGAATTATCAAAACGCTCTTATTGGCTATCTGATAGCAGCAGAGCATGGGTTTGAAGAAGCTCAAATATCAACTGCGTACTTGTTGTATCAACTACAACCATTATATTCCAAGCAACCACCAAAGACTTTCCCGCCTGAAAGAGTTGAAATGGCTGTACTCTATCTTGAAAGAGCatcaaaacaatcaaatgtGGACGCTACTATTTTACTTGGTGATTTATACTCAGGTCAAGCAGGCGCTTCTCATATTACGCCAGACTTTGATCGAgcattcaattattatcgAACAGCCGCGGAAAGAGAATCATCGCATGGCGCTTATAAACTTGCCGAAATGTATGAGTATGGAATTGGACCAGCAAACAACTCAGTTGACTACTTTATGGCAAAACGTTATTACGACTTTAGTCTAAAATACAATGAAATACTCAATCATGCAAAACTGGAATCGTCATCTCAATTCATTTCTAGTAAAACACATATTGACTGGGCATTATTGAGATTGCgtttgaaatatttgtttaatagACTGGCATTCAAGCAGTCAGGGAATTCTGATGGCGGTTGGCTAAGTGCATTTAAAAAAGTGGGTAATAGGGTGTCCAACGAAGTTCCTCAAGATTCAAATAGCATATCAAGAGCGAATGCTCATCATGAAGGTGATACATACAATGACGATTTGATTGAACAATACGATATTGGAGACTATTTGGTAATTGCTATGACGttcatatttttctttgtgtTTTTTGTACAAAACATTTTAAGACAGTTTCGAAGAATGAGAAACGGTCAAAGGAGAGATGAAGCagataacaacaataacaataatggtGATGACAATGATGACAATCAAGGGCAAAATGGGTGGAACGGCAATCAGTTCCATTTCAGAAGAGGAAATTTTGAGTTTCATTTCTTTGCGATATAG
- a CDS encoding DNA replication ATP-dependent helicase, putative (Similar to S. cerevisiae DNA2;~In S. cerevisiae: essential tripartite DNA replication factor with single-stranded DNA-dependent ATPase, ATP-dependent nuclease, and helicase activities; required for Okazaki fragment processing; involved in DNA repair pathways; potential Cdc28p substrate) — MSGVKEDASSTTKRFKDSNEAINPVKRLKKTMYFPVNNLTNPQNDQSNVQKPPIRPININSLTTKVNPVQEINKNSTHNSTKVQKQQELNFLQENSDDSFDGIRWKESPEIKSSHKQSDIKNSFSGLPSSPLKNINPESENVDDRTSDVLNRYGSNFDNVSKRRTPLMTKTRSDITSSSSKHKKQNNEISQLQRAKSGDDYKVKSMSGSITDSFQNTLNNWINKFEADPQDNQNSNLQPGTVDNNETIPENKTLANPNASLQSEDPFSDDDDLFQLLHTQMQPQPISEDKVSMKPPSENVLDDGESTDDPFSDDDSELMAVLKTSTPSVTSEYTKSFQQGIQNFEKLNIENTHQEEDLEEVSDLVYDRVKTQRFRIVNVIEQYYGRNHEKQFILEVVDSMRDKSKILVRGDYCELELEKGDVIHVIVTDSSNPRLIDDMHNLLIWNPDILLSATTIAQQLNCSRKTVILSRYKFPATSTLPIIAGEIVHFIFQECICTEKWDTEFMNQVLDELLSQYMLLIFGIQKEVKEVREEVVKHFDYLQTWFNTYYKQPLSRKNLIDETSERDPIMFAVEEALDIEEEIRSPIFGIKGKIDATITAKFENKKMKGQFMIPMEIKTGREYIYHRAQASLYSLLFKDRYDMTIDSFLLVYTKEKLTQKCNIRISDLRSLVNLRNKVSHYIKNNLKLPPLVKNSNCERCEIRSACMTLNHLTENGTKEESGIEEDLYEAITRDIFENDLYRNYFQHWDELISKEEDISSRAVKDLWTIPAEEKEFQGKCFSDMRITNSNEKESNNFLFSSTHHDKSQNQQFMYTFAKAENASKFNLARSLINVNDKVIISDEEGHFALTTGLVKQITKDFVVISTRRKIITSDYKLKNYNRANNQVFQSVIRSTQQNTQTTIEKKFRIDKDGMFYGLGLARYNVLSLFLPGGASKLRKLVVDLEKPTFGTSSWEIPDAEKFNPDQIAALNKAFSANDYSLIVGMPGTGKTTVIAQLIKVLVSQKKSVLLTSYTNSAVDNILLKLKELDIDFLRLGYPQRVHKDIKDYIPGFKDSITTYEQYVNTYMRPKVIATTCLNITDTCFNLRRTFDYCIVDEASQITLPVNLGPLGFADKFVMVGDHDQLPPLVTHPDKRVKQELSRSLFSLLAKEHPDSISYLTYQYRMNNDIMNVCNTLIYNNKLKCGSEKVAQQSLKIPNSEVLNSFLTEDVPSDSQWIHKVFDEKNKVLFLDYDAVPAVEETVGEMITNTREALLIQQLVNALVLGGVKEDQIGVMSFYRAQLSVLKKNLCNLKDLEILTADQYQGRDKECIIISLVRSNERKFAGNLMTEYRRLNVAATRAKSKLIILGSRFTLSTNELTNTFVDYLESEKWYYPLPQSAHKIYEVPKVNGSSTTSQRSHDSPILNRNPILKNVVQDLTR, encoded by the coding sequence ATGCTGGGTGTAAAGGAAGACGCGTCGCTGACGACCAAGCGTTTCAAGGATTCCAACGAAGCTATAAACCCCGTTAAACGACTCAAGAAAACCATGTATTTCCCAGTCAATAACCTCACCAATCCCCAAAACGATCAATCGAATGTTCAAAAGCCCCCGATTCGACCAATCAATATAAATTCGCTTACCACAAAAGTCAACCCAGTTCAAgaaattaacaaaaacaGTACCCacaattcaacaaaagtTCAGAAACAACAGGAGCTCAATTTTCTTCAAGAGAATTCAGATGATAGTTTTGATGGAATTCGCTGGAAAGAAAGTCCCGAAATCAAAAGCAGCCATAAGCAGCTGGATATAAAGAATTCTTTTAGTGGGCTACCTTCATCTCCATTGAAAAACATTAACCCAGAATCCGAGAATGTGGATGATCGCACGTCAGACGTTTTAAACAGATATGGAtctaattttgataatgtttCCAAAAGACGAACTCCCTTAATGACAAAAACGCGTTCAGATATAACATCTTCCAGTAGCAAACacaagaaacaaaacaacGAAATATCCCAACTTCAAAGAGCAAAATCTGGTGATGATTATAAAGTCAAATCAATGTCAGGGTCTATTACCGACTCCTTCCAAAACACCTTGAATAATTggataaataaatttgaagcTGACCCACAGGATAACCAAAACTCAAACTTGCAACCAGGCACTGTTGATAACAATGAAACTATTCCCGAAAACAAAACTCTAGCAAACCCAAATGCGTCACTTCAATCCGAGGATCCCTTTTccgatgatgatgatttatttcaattgttaCATACTCAAATGCAACCACAGCCTATCTCTGAAGATAAGGTGTCTATGAAACCACCCTCTGAGAACGTATTGGATGATGGCGAATCGACTGATGACCCGTTTTCAGACGACGATTCTGAATTAATGGCAGTATTAAAGACTCTGACACCCAGTGTAACATCTGAATATACTAAGTCTTTTCAACAAGGTATCCaaaactttgaaaaattaaatattgaaaacacCCATCAGGAAGAGGATCTTGAGGAAGTACTGGATTTGGTTTATGATAGGGTGAAAACCCAGAGATTTCGAATTGTAAATGTTATCGAACAGTATTATGGCCGAAACCACGAGAAGCAATTTATTCTAGAAGTTGTAGATTCAATGAGAGATAAGTCAAAGATACTTGTTCGTGGTGATTACTGTGAATTGGAGTTGGAAAAAGGGGACGTGATCCACGTTATAGTCACCGATAGTTCCAATCCaagattaattgatgacaTGCACAACTTATTAATTTGGAACCCAGACATTTTGTtatcagcaacaacaattgcTCAGCAGCTTAACTGTTCAAGGAAAACAGTGATATTGTCTAGGTACAAATTTCCCGCAACACTGACGTTGCCTATTATTGCCGGTGAAATAgttcattttatttttcaagaaTGTATTTGTACTGAAAAGTGGGATACGGAATTCATGAACCAAGTATTAGATGAGTTATTGCTGCAATACATGTTGTTAATATTCGGGATACAAAAAGAGGTTAAAGAAGTTAGAGAAGAAGTTGTTAAACACTTTGATTATTTGCAAACATGGTTTAATACCTACTACAAGCAACCACTCAGTCGAAAGAATCTAATTGACGAAACATCTGAAAGGGATCCGATTATGTTTGCTGTGGAAGAAGCCTTggatattgaagaagaaataagATCGCCAATATTTGGTATCAAAGGAAAAATCGACGCTACCATAACAgcaaaatttgaaaacaaaaaaatgaaaggTCAATTCATGATACCAATGGAAATAAAAACAGGTAGAGAGTATATTTACCACCGGGCACAGGCGTCTTTATAttcattgttgtttaaGGATCGATATGATATGACTATCGATTCATTTTTGCTTGTGTATACAAAGGAGAAGCTTACCCAAAAGTGCAATATCAGAATTTCTGATTTACGTTCTTTGGTGAATTTGAGAAACAAAGTGTCTCACTACATAAAGAACAACTTGAAGCTACCACCGTTGGTTAAGAATTCCAACTGTGAACGATGCGAAATTAGAAGCGCTTGTATGACCTTAAACCACCTAACAGAAAATGGTACCAAAGAGGAATCTGGTATTGAGGAAGACTTATACGAAGCTATAACTAGAGACATTTTTGAAAACGATTTATATCGTAATTACTTCCAGCACTGGGATGAGCTTATTTCCAAGGAAGAAGACATTCTGAGTAGAGCCGTCAAAGATTTATGGACGATCCCAGCAGAGGAAAAAGAGTTTCAAGGTAAATGCTTTTCTGACATGAGAATCACAAATTCGAATGAGAAGGAGTCGAACAATTTCCTATTCTCGTCAACACATCATGATAAATCCCAGAATCAGCAATTTATGTACACATTCGCAAAGGCTGAGAATGCTTCCAAGTTTAATTTGGCAAGATCGCTAATTAATGTTAACGATAAGGTTATCATAAGTGACGAAGAAGGCCATTTTGCTTTAACAACAGGATTGGTCAAGCAAATCACCAAAGATTTTGTAGTGATTTCCACTAGACGGAAAATCATCACTTCTGAttacaaattgaaaaattacaatAGGGCAAACAACCAAGTATTTCAAAGTGTTATTCGATCAACCCAACAGAACACACAAAccacaattgaaaaaaagtTCCGCATTGATAAGGATGGAATGTTTTACGGTTTGGGATTGGCAAGATATAATGTTTTAAGTTTATTCTTACCTGGCGGGGCATCAAAGTTGAGAAAATTGGTAGTTGATCTTGAGAAGCCCACATTTGGCACGTCTTCTTGGGAGATTCCTGACGCTGAAAAGTTCAATCCTGATCAAATTGCAGCTTTGAATAAGGCCTTTAGCGCTAATGACTATTCTTTAATAGTAGGGATGCCCGGCACAGGTAAAACGACGGTGATTGCTCAACTTATAAAAGTACTTGTATCACAGAAGAAATCGGTTTTACTTACTTCTTACACAAATTCAGCAGTTGACAATATACTACTTAAACTTAAAGAATTGGATATTGACTTTCTAAGACTTGGATATCCACAGAGAGTTCACAAAGATATTAAAGACTATATTCCTGGATTTAAAGACTCAATAACTACATATGAGCAATATGTCAATACCTATATGCGCCCAAAAGTAATTGCGACCACCTGCTTGAACATCACTGATACGTGTTTTAATTTAAGAAGGACTTTTGATTATTGTATTGTGGATGAAGCTTCGCAAATAACCTTACCGGTAAATTTGGGTCCCTTGGGATTTGCTGACAAATTTGTCATGGTAGGCGACCATGATCAGTTGCCACCTTTAGTTACCCATCCAGACAAAAGAGtcaaacaagaattatCGCGATCGCTTTTCAGTTTGTTGGCCAAAGAGCATCCAGATTCGATTAGTTACTTGACATATCAATACCGAatgaataatgatattatgAATGTTTGCAATactttaatttataataacaaattaAAGTGCGGTTCCGAAAAAGTTGCCCAACAATCCTTAAAAATACCTAACTCAGAAGTCCTAAATAGTTTCTTAACTGAAGACGTTCCCTCGGACCTGCAATGGATACACAAAGTATTTGATGAGAAGAACAAAGTGTTATTCTTAGACTACGATGCGGTGCCGGCTGTTGAAGAAACGGTGGGTGAAATGATAACAAATACAAGGGAGGCACTTTTAATTCAACAACTTGTCAACGCGTTGGTTCTTGGAGGAGTGAAAGAAGATCAGATTGGGGTTATGTCGTTTTATCGTGCTCAATTATCggtattgaaaaaaaatctttgtAATTTGAAAGACTTGGAAATACTCACAGCCGACCAATATCAAGGAAGAGACAAAGAGTGTATTATAATATCTTTAGTACGGTCAAACGAAAGGAAGTTTGCTGGTAATCTAATGACAGAATATCGTAGATTAAATGTTGCTGCAACTAGAGCCAAATCCAAGCTAATAATCCTTGGATCGAGGTTTACATTATCCACCAACGAGTTAACCAATACATTTGTTGATTACTTGGAAAGCGAAAAATGGTATTATCCTCTTCCACAATCAGCTCACAAGATTTATGAGGTTCCAAAGGTTAACGGTTCATCTACTACATCGCAAAGAAGTCATGATTCTCCAATATTGAATAGAAACCCGATACTTAAGAATGTAGTTCAAGATCTTACTAGATAA